Proteins from a single region of Pseudomonas fulva:
- a CDS encoding transporter substrate-binding domain-containing protein: MKKLVASLLLSVCAFTGLAQAGVIDDAVKRGTLRVGMDPTYMPFEMTNKRGEIIGFEVDLLKAMTKAMGVKLELVSTSYDGIIPALLTDKFDMIGSGMTLTQERNLRINFSEPFIVVGQTLLIRKELADKVKSYKDLNSADYRITSKIGTTGEMVAKKLIAQAKYSGFDNEQEAVMDVVNGKADAFIYDAPYNVVAVNKAGAGKLVFLDEPFTFEPLAFGLKKGDYDSINWINNWLHQIREDGTYDRIHAKWFKSTNWLKEME; the protein is encoded by the coding sequence ATGAAAAAGCTTGTCGCCTCACTGCTGTTATCCGTCTGCGCCTTCACCGGCCTCGCCCAGGCTGGCGTCATCGACGACGCGGTCAAGCGCGGGACCCTGCGCGTGGGCATGGACCCGACCTACATGCCCTTCGAGATGACCAACAAGCGCGGCGAGATCATCGGCTTCGAAGTCGACCTGCTCAAGGCCATGACCAAGGCCATGGGCGTCAAGCTGGAGCTGGTGTCCACCTCCTACGATGGCATCATCCCGGCTCTGCTGACCGACAAGTTCGACATGATCGGCTCGGGCATGACCCTGACCCAGGAGCGCAACCTGCGCATCAACTTCTCCGAGCCCTTCATCGTGGTCGGCCAGACCCTGCTGATCCGCAAGGAGCTGGCCGACAAGGTCAAGAGTTACAAGGACCTGAACAGCGCCGACTACCGCATCACCTCGAAGATCGGCACCACCGGCGAGATGGTCGCCAAGAAGCTGATCGCCCAGGCCAAGTACAGCGGCTTCGACAACGAGCAGGAAGCGGTGATGGACGTGGTCAACGGCAAGGCCGATGCCTTCATCTACGACGCCCCGTACAACGTCGTGGCGGTGAACAAGGCCGGTGCGGGCAAGCTGGTGTTCCTCGACGAGCCGTTCACCTTCGAGCCCCTGGCGTTCGGCCTGAAGAAGGGCGACTACGACAGCATCAACTGGATCAACAACTGGCTGCACCAGATCCGCGAAGACGGCACCTACGATCGGATCCACGCCAAGTGGTTCAAGAGCACTAATTGGCTGAAAGAAATGGAATAA
- the dtd gene encoding D-aminoacyl-tRNA deacylase, translating into MKALLQRVSSARVDVAGETLGAIDQGLLVLVGIEPQDTEASCAKLLHKLLNYRVFSDAAGKMNLSLKDIDGGLLLVSQFTLAADTRSGLRPGFSSAAPPALGEALFDHLLEQARAQHPQVASGRFGADMQVHLVNDGPVTFLLET; encoded by the coding sequence ATGAAGGCACTGCTGCAACGGGTGTCCAGCGCCCGCGTGGATGTCGCCGGCGAGACCCTGGGCGCCATCGACCAGGGCCTGCTGGTGCTGGTCGGCATCGAGCCGCAGGACACTGAAGCCAGCTGCGCCAAGCTGCTGCACAAGCTGCTCAACTACCGGGTATTCAGCGATGCGGCGGGCAAGATGAACCTGTCGCTCAAGGACATCGACGGTGGCCTGTTGCTGGTTTCCCAGTTCACCCTGGCCGCCGATACCCGCAGCGGCCTGCGCCCAGGCTTCTCCAGCGCCGCGCCGCCCGCCCTGGGCGAAGCGCTGTTCGACCATCTGCTCGAGCAGGCACGGGCGCAACATCCCCAGGTCGCCAGCGGACGTTTCGGTGCCGACATGCAGGTGCACCTGGTCAACGACGGGCCGGTGACCTTCCTGCTGGAAACCTGA
- a CDS encoding amino acid ABC transporter permease, whose translation MARQKKAQWPWHLLTGLILVVGILAIWYSTSLISYEWRWNRVPQYFAYHAEEAQRAADYGSVERISREGSDALVTLLGESGEQQQLSVAGDSLQLSEGDDVAEGDVIGVTRHWAAGPLLWGLWTTLWISVAAGVFGLLIGLVTGLCRLSANPTLRHLSTIYVELVRGTPLLVQIFIFYFFIGTVLDLSREFAGVAALALFTGAYVGEIVRAGVQSIVRGQDEAARSLGLSAAQSMRHVILPQAFKRVLPPLAGQFISLVKDTSLVSVIAITELTKSGREAITTSFSTFEIWFCVAALYLVINLPLSQIANRLERRLAQSD comes from the coding sequence GTGGCTAGACAGAAGAAAGCCCAGTGGCCCTGGCACCTGCTGACCGGGCTGATCCTGGTCGTGGGTATCCTGGCGATCTGGTATTCCACTTCGCTGATTTCCTACGAATGGCGCTGGAATCGCGTTCCCCAGTACTTCGCCTACCACGCCGAAGAGGCGCAGCGCGCGGCTGACTACGGCAGCGTCGAGCGCATCAGCCGTGAGGGCAGTGACGCCCTGGTCACGCTGCTCGGTGAAAGCGGCGAACAGCAGCAGCTCAGCGTGGCCGGCGACAGCCTGCAGCTCAGCGAAGGCGACGACGTCGCCGAGGGCGATGTCATCGGCGTCACTCGTCATTGGGCCGCCGGGCCGCTGCTCTGGGGCCTGTGGACCACCCTGTGGATTTCCGTGGCGGCGGGCGTGTTCGGCTTGCTGATCGGCCTGGTCACCGGCCTGTGCCGGCTCTCGGCCAACCCGACGCTGCGCCACCTGTCGACGATTTACGTCGAGCTGGTGCGCGGCACGCCGCTGCTGGTGCAGATCTTCATCTTCTATTTCTTCATCGGCACGGTGCTCGATCTGTCCCGCGAGTTCGCCGGTGTGGCGGCGCTGGCCTTGTTCACCGGCGCCTATGTCGGCGAGATCGTGCGCGCCGGTGTGCAGTCCATCGTTCGCGGCCAGGATGAAGCGGCCCGCTCCCTGGGCCTCAGCGCGGCGCAGTCGATGCGCCATGTGATCCTGCCGCAGGCGTTCAAGCGCGTGCTGCCGCCGCTGGCCGGGCAGTTCATCAGCCTGGTCAAGGACACCTCGCTGGTCTCGGTGATCGCCATCACCGAGCTGACCAAGAGCGGCCGTGAAGCCATCACCACCTCGTTCTCCACCTTCGAGATCTGGTTCTGCGTCGCGGCCCTGTACCTGGTGATCAACCTGCCGCTGTCGCAGATCGCCAACCGCCTGGAACGGAGGCTCGCGCAAAGTGATTGA